In Malus sylvestris chromosome 15, drMalSylv7.2, whole genome shotgun sequence, a single genomic region encodes these proteins:
- the LOC126601242 gene encoding cysteine proteinase COT44-like: protein MASTMSLAVFTILFLSFTLSYSSPIVDSRSEADVKAIYQEWLVKHQKTYNGIGEEERRFEIFKDNMKFIDEHNAQDRPYKVGLNAFADLTNQEYRAKFLGTRSDPKRRVMKAKKPSLRYAFRAGETLPESVDWRVKGAVNPIKNQGSCGSCWAFSTVAAVEGINQIVTGELVSLSEQELVDCDRSYNAGCNGGLMDYAFEFIIQNGGMDTESDYPYKAYDQKCNVALENNKVVSIDGYEDVPSYDENALKKAVAHQPVSVAIEAGGRALQLYESGVFTGECGSALDHGVVAVGYGTENGTDYWLVRNSWGTNWGESGYFKMERNVASTYTGKCGIAMEASYPTKKDQKYPSSSFFAEEDIKMVTSA from the exons ATGGCATCAACCATGTCTCTCGCCGTATTCACCATCCTCTTCCTCTCCTTCACCCTCTCATACTCCTCCCCGATCGTCGACTCTCGGAGCGAGGCCGACGTCAAAGCCATATACCAAGAGTGGCTCGTGAAGCACCAAAAGACGTACAACGGCATCGGGGAGGAGGAGAGGAGGTTCGAGATCTTCAAGGACAACATGAAGTTCATCGACGAGCATAATGCACAGGACCGTCCGTACAAGGTCGGTCTGAACGCTTTTGCTGACCTGACCAACCAAGAGTACCGTGCCAAGTTTTTGGGCACCAGGAGTGACCCTAAGCGCAGGGTCATGAAAGCCAAGAAGCCGAGCCTGAGGTACGCTTTTCGCGCAGGTGAAACGCTGCCGGAATCTGTGGATTGGAGAGTCAAGGGTGCCGTGAATCCCATAAAAAATCAAGGAAGTTGCG GAAGTTGCTGGGCTTTCTCGACAGTGGCCGCGGTGGAGGGCATAAACCAAATAGTCACAGGAGAGTTGGTGTCTCTCTCAGAGCAAGAGCTCGTAGACTGCGACAGATCCTACAACGCCGGCTGCAATGGCGGTCTCATGGATTACGCGTTCGAGTTCATCATCCAAAACGGCGGTATGGACACTGAATCGGACTACCCTTACAAAGCATATGACCAAAAATGCAACGTTGCACTG GAGAACAATAAGGTTGTTAGCATTGACGGGTACGAAGATGTTCCGTCCTATGACGAGAACGCTTTGAAGAAAGCCGTTGCACACCAACCCGTTAGCGTTGCCATTGAAGCCGGCGGTAGGGCCCTACAACTCTACGAGTCG ggtgTTTTCACCGGTGAGTGCGGGTCAGCATTGGACCATGGTGTCGTTGCTGTTGGGTATGGCACCGAGAACGGCACGGACTATTGGTTGGTGAGGAACTCGTGGGGCACCAACTGGGGAGAGAGTGGATATTTTAAGATGGAGAGAAATGTTGCAAGCACTTACACAGGCAAGTGTGGAATTGCAATGGAGGCTTCTTACCCAACAAAGAAGGACCAAAAGTACCCATCAAGCTCTTTCTTTGCTGAGGAAGACATCAAGATGGTCACAAGtgcatga
- the LOC126601243 gene encoding protein RER1A-like — protein MDTGAAGVGLAAAAADDPFKGSPFAAVSDWSYGVSRRYQHVLDRTTPHVLYRWLACLAAALIYVLRVYLVQGFYVVSYGLGIYILNLLIGFLSPQVDPEIHDLSSSDGPSLPTRGSDEFRPFVRRLPEFKFWYSITKAFCIAFAMTFFSAFDVPVFWPILLFYWVVLFVLTMRRQIVHMIKYKYVPFSFGKQRYDGKKAHSSSVKATTLLPRD, from the exons ATGGACACTGGAGCGGCGGGAGTGGGTCTCGCCGCAGCAGCCGCCGACGATCCGTTCAAGGGATCGCCGTTCGCCGCCGTGTCGGATTGGAGTTACGGCGTTTCGCGGCGCTACCAGCACGTGCTCGATCGCACGACGCCGCACGTGCTGTACCGGTGGCTGGCGTGCCTGGCGGCGGCCTTAATCTACGTCTTACGCGTGTACCTGGTCCAAGGCTTCTACGTGGTGTCGTACGGCTTGGGGATCTACATTCTCAACCTTCTCATCGGGTTTCTCTCTCCTCAGGTCGACCCGGAGATCCACGACCTCTCCTCCTCCGACGGCCCCTCCCTCCCAACCCGCGGATCCGATGAGTTCCGCCCCTTCGTCCGCCGCCTCCCCGAGTTCAAGTTCTG GTACTCAATCACCAAGGCATTTTGCATCGCTTTTGCGATGACATTCTTCAGTGCGTTTGATGTACCTGTGTTCTGGCCAATACTTCTCTTCTACTGGGTGGTGCTCTTCGTTCTCACCATGAGGAGACAGATTGTACACATGATCAAATACAAATACGTCCCCTTCTCTTTTGGGAAACAG CGGTACGATGGAAAGAAAGCTCATTCGTCTTCAGTAAAGGCTacaaccctcctccctaggGACTGA
- the LOC126601241 gene encoding phosphatidylinositol 3,4,5-trisphosphate 3-phosphatase and protein-tyrosine-phosphatase PTEN2A-like, whose amino-acid sequence MESKANDPSTQPPAKDSGVENATAASGQDNNSTQYAKAVSGVFLSFTKGLFNTSQSAVKAVQVKARHLVSQNKRRYQEGGFDLDLTYITENIIAMGFPAGDISSGLFGYVEGFYRNHMEEVIRFLETTHKGKYKVYNLCSERLYDASRFEGKAASFPFDDHNCPPIELIESFCRSAHSWLKEGIENVVVVHCKAGMARTGVMICSLLLLLKFFPTAAEAMNYYNHKRCIDGKALVLPSQIRYVKYFEHILKHFNGETPPPRRCMLRGFRLHNCPYWIRPSITISDHKGILFSSRKHPKTKDLMPEDFWISARKKGIVVFALPGEPGLAELVGDFKIHFLDSHGDFYCWLNTMTENRKILTADDLDDFDKRKFPCPGFQVEVVMIDYDGTALPTKDKADSSGRKPEGSSSDANASSRGVAGNPNQSKIFQREDGDDVFSDSDGDEPGDKTSRQPEANSRAGIAASNHPSNTRSVDSPRRTSRKPTSDGAEKSHLGHSRKLSSSGADDIRAIAADASVFSFGDDDFDSE is encoded by the exons ATGGAGTCGAAAGCTAATGACCCGTCAACTCAACCTCCTGCTAAAGATTCTGGGGTTGAAAATGCTACTGCTGCCTCTGGTCAAGATAATAATAGCACTCAATATGCAAAAGCGGTATCTGGGGTTTTTCTTTCATTTACAAAGGGTTTGTTTAACACATCTCAGAGCGCAGTGAAGGCTGTGCAGGTCAAGGCGCGCCATTTGGTCTCTCAAAACAAACGAAGATACCAG gaggggggttttgatttggatctGACATACATTACTGAGAATATAATTGCAATGGGTTTCCCAGCTGGAGATATAAGCTCAGGTCTATTTGGATATGTTGAG GGTTTTTACCGAAACCACATGGAAGAAGTCATCAGATTTCTTGAGACTACTCACAAG GGAAAATATAAAGTGTACAATCTTTGTTCAGAGAGATTGTATGATGCATCGCGATTTGAGGGGAAG GCTGCAAGTTTCCCGTTTGATGATCATAATTGCCCCCCAATCGAACTCATAGAATCTTTCTGTCGAAGTGCTCATTCATGGTTAAAGGAGGGCATTGAAAATGTTGTGGTCGTCCATTGTAAAGCTGGTATGGCAAGGACAGGAGTAATGATTTGTAGCCTTCTCTTACTTCTTAAG TTCTTCCCTACGGCTGCGGAGGCCATGAATTACTATAACCATAAAAGATGTATAGATGGAAAGGCTTTGGTTCTCCCTAGTCAGATT AGATATGTCAAATACTTTGAGCATATCTTAAAACACTTCAATGGAGAAACTCCTCCACCTCGAAG GTGCATGCTCAGGGGATTTCGGCTTCACAATTGCCCTTATTGGATTAGGCCCTCCATTACAATCTCGGATCATAAAG gaattttgttctcatcaagaaagcatccaaaaacaaaagaTCTTATG CCAGAAGATTTCTGGATCAGTGCACGGAAGAAAGGGATTGTGGTTTTCGCTCTACCAGGGGAACCTGGTCTTGCTGAGTTAGTGGGGGATTTCAAAATCCATTTCCTAGATAGCCATGGAGATTTCTATTG CTGGTTAAATACAATGacagaaaacagaaaaatcTTAACCGCAGATGACCTCGATGATTTTGACAAG AGAAAATTCCCTTGTCCAGGATTTCAGGTTGAAGTTGTGATGATAGACTATGATGGTACTGCTTTGCCTACCAAAGATAAAGCAGATTCTTCCGGTAGAAAACCTGAGGGTAGCTCAAGTGACGCCAATGCTTCAAGTCGTGGTGTTGCAGGAAACCCCAACCAAAGTAAAATCTTTCAGCGTGAAGATGGTGACGATGTATTTTCAGATAGTGATGGAGATGAGCCTGGGGATAAAACGAGCAGGCAACCGGAAGCTAATTCTAGAGCTGGAATTGCTGCATCCAATCATCCATCTAACACCAGAAGTGTGGATAGCCCGCGGAGAACTTCCAGAAAACCGACTAGTGATGGAGCTGAAAAATCTCACCTGGGCCACTCCCGCAAGTTGAGCTCATCGGGGGCAGATGATATAAGGGCGATAGCCGCGGATGCTTCAGTTTTCTCTTTCGGGGATGACGATTTTGATAGTGAATGA
- the LOC126601240 gene encoding small RNA degrading nuclease 3-like isoform X1 produces the protein MDDLFATAEKKVLVEIVKLSQKRGMKGDKGDWKQFLSSYDKKFGASLSDPGRRSNDVLTAFLKTLNNEDDLKVLAKVVQCHTTRQAVEQLLKNFPENESPEQSLLDSINFVVMMAMQKLVRATLEHPQYPLDYSFASNDQDWVATKLGKKSKVMTSNAMFAVDCEMVLCEDGSEALVKVCVVDADLQVKLNEFVNPCKEVTDYRSEITGVSASDLDGITCTLKDIQKLLKKLLSDGTILVGHSLCNDLQALKLEHARVIDTAYIYRYSDGPIHRKPSLNNLCKSVLGYEVRKQGSPHNCLDDACAAMKLVLAKIKGEVGVIAPPAQEDVREVNMAKLLLHRIPITVPSEELHNVIPGNYTIQVKQPSVKVQGDKYSAFAIFTSPQEAHQAYEKVQGSREKDSCGRPQKLIAFKLSTGVTADLFVRKMANVDSSAQVSSKRALEVEENSGVHKKQKTGQKAEEETTAELNQCCDHLKEMERLTEEQQKALEKCSDQLKEIEGLKQQLQNKEFEISTLNKIVSKLQGGKKKGK, from the exons ATGGATGATTTATTCGCTACTGCAGAGAAAAAG GTTCTTGTGGAAATTGTGAAATTGTCCCAAAAGAGAGGGATGAAGGGTGATAAAGGAGACTGGAAGCAGTTTTTAAGTAGTTATGATAAGAAGTTTGGGGCTAGCTTGAGTGATCCCGGTAGGCGGTCCAACGATGTACTGACTGCATTTTTGAAGACTTTGAACAATGAGGATGATTTGAAG gttttggCTAAAGTTGTCCAATGCCATACAACCCGCCAAGCCGTGGAGCAATTGTTAAAGAATTTTCCGGAAAATGAATCCCCGGAGCAG AGTTTGTTAGATAGTATTAATTTTGTCGTGATGATGGCCATGCAGAAGCTTGTCCGTGCAACTCTTGAGCACCCACAATATCCACTGGATTACTCGTTCGCATCAAATGATCAG GATTGGGTAGCTACAAAGCTAGGTAAAAAATCCAAGGTGATGACCTCAAATGCAATGTTTGCTGTTGATTGTGAGATGGTTCTATGTGAAGATGGCTCTGAAGCTTTAGTAAAGGTGTGCGTAGTGGATGCCGATTTACAG GTCAAACTGAATGAATTTGTAAACCCTTGCAAAGAAGTTACTGATTACAGATCTGAGATTACAGGAGTTTCAGCATCGGATTTGGATGGAATTACATGCACATTGAAGGATATACAG AAACTCTTGAAGAAGTTGTTGTCAGATGGTACTATTTTAGTCGGGCATAGCTTATGTAATGACCTGCAAG CACTGAAGTTAGAACATGCCAGGGTGATCGATACTGCATATATCTACAGATACTCTGATGGACCTATTCATAGAAAACCTTCCTTGAACAATTTGTGTAAG TCTGTATTGGGTTATGAAGTCCGGAAGCAAGGTTCTCCACACAATTGTCTGGATGATGCTTGTGCTGCAATGAAACTAGTTCTTGCTAAGATAAAGGGCGAAGTTGGTGTTATTGCCCCCCCAGCTCAGGAGGAT GTACGTGAAGTTAATATGGCAAAGCTACTTCTGCATAGGATACCAATTACAGTGCCTAGTGAAGAACTGCACAATGTCATTCCTGGGAACTATACAATACAAGTCAAG CAACCATCTGTGAAAGTGCAAGGAGATAAATATTCTGCCTTTGCTATCTTTACGAGTCCACAAGAAGCACATCAGGCATATGAAAAAGTCCAAGGCAGCCGGGAGAAG GACTCATGTGGACGGCCCCAGAAACTTATTGCATTTAAGCTCAGCACAGGTGTAACTGCTGATTTATTCGTTCGTAAAATGGCAAACGTTGATTCCTCTGCCCAAGTCTCATCAAAGAGAGCTTTAGAAGTTGAAGAGAACTCAGGTGtacataaaaaacaaaagacagGTCAGAAAGCAGAAGAGGAGACAACGGCAGAGCTAAATCAGTGCTGCGATCACCTTAAAGAGATGGAACGTTTGACGGAAGAACAACAAAAGGCCCTAGAGAAGTGTTCTGATCAATTAAAGGAGATTGAAGGACTGAAGCAGCAACTTCAAAATAAAGAGTTTGAAATTTCGACACTGAATAAGATTGTTTCTAAACTCCAAGGGGGCAAGAAAAAAGGGAAGTAG
- the LOC126601240 gene encoding small RNA degrading nuclease 3-like isoform X2, producing the protein MDDLFATAEKKVLVEIVKLSQKRGMKGDKGDWKQFLSSYDKKFGASLSDPGRRSNDVLTAFLKTLNNEDDLKVLAKVVQCHTTRQAVEQLLKNFPENESPEQKLVRATLEHPQYPLDYSFASNDQDWVATKLGKKSKVMTSNAMFAVDCEMVLCEDGSEALVKVCVVDADLQVKLNEFVNPCKEVTDYRSEITGVSASDLDGITCTLKDIQKLLKKLLSDGTILVGHSLCNDLQALKLEHARVIDTAYIYRYSDGPIHRKPSLNNLCKSVLGYEVRKQGSPHNCLDDACAAMKLVLAKIKGEVGVIAPPAQEDVREVNMAKLLLHRIPITVPSEELHNVIPGNYTIQVKQPSVKVQGDKYSAFAIFTSPQEAHQAYEKVQGSREKDSCGRPQKLIAFKLSTGVTADLFVRKMANVDSSAQVSSKRALEVEENSGVHKKQKTGQKAEEETTAELNQCCDHLKEMERLTEEQQKALEKCSDQLKEIEGLKQQLQNKEFEISTLNKIVSKLQGGKKKGK; encoded by the exons ATGGATGATTTATTCGCTACTGCAGAGAAAAAG GTTCTTGTGGAAATTGTGAAATTGTCCCAAAAGAGAGGGATGAAGGGTGATAAAGGAGACTGGAAGCAGTTTTTAAGTAGTTATGATAAGAAGTTTGGGGCTAGCTTGAGTGATCCCGGTAGGCGGTCCAACGATGTACTGACTGCATTTTTGAAGACTTTGAACAATGAGGATGATTTGAAG gttttggCTAAAGTTGTCCAATGCCATACAACCCGCCAAGCCGTGGAGCAATTGTTAAAGAATTTTCCGGAAAATGAATCCCCGGAGCAG AAGCTTGTCCGTGCAACTCTTGAGCACCCACAATATCCACTGGATTACTCGTTCGCATCAAATGATCAG GATTGGGTAGCTACAAAGCTAGGTAAAAAATCCAAGGTGATGACCTCAAATGCAATGTTTGCTGTTGATTGTGAGATGGTTCTATGTGAAGATGGCTCTGAAGCTTTAGTAAAGGTGTGCGTAGTGGATGCCGATTTACAG GTCAAACTGAATGAATTTGTAAACCCTTGCAAAGAAGTTACTGATTACAGATCTGAGATTACAGGAGTTTCAGCATCGGATTTGGATGGAATTACATGCACATTGAAGGATATACAG AAACTCTTGAAGAAGTTGTTGTCAGATGGTACTATTTTAGTCGGGCATAGCTTATGTAATGACCTGCAAG CACTGAAGTTAGAACATGCCAGGGTGATCGATACTGCATATATCTACAGATACTCTGATGGACCTATTCATAGAAAACCTTCCTTGAACAATTTGTGTAAG TCTGTATTGGGTTATGAAGTCCGGAAGCAAGGTTCTCCACACAATTGTCTGGATGATGCTTGTGCTGCAATGAAACTAGTTCTTGCTAAGATAAAGGGCGAAGTTGGTGTTATTGCCCCCCCAGCTCAGGAGGAT GTACGTGAAGTTAATATGGCAAAGCTACTTCTGCATAGGATACCAATTACAGTGCCTAGTGAAGAACTGCACAATGTCATTCCTGGGAACTATACAATACAAGTCAAG CAACCATCTGTGAAAGTGCAAGGAGATAAATATTCTGCCTTTGCTATCTTTACGAGTCCACAAGAAGCACATCAGGCATATGAAAAAGTCCAAGGCAGCCGGGAGAAG GACTCATGTGGACGGCCCCAGAAACTTATTGCATTTAAGCTCAGCACAGGTGTAACTGCTGATTTATTCGTTCGTAAAATGGCAAACGTTGATTCCTCTGCCCAAGTCTCATCAAAGAGAGCTTTAGAAGTTGAAGAGAACTCAGGTGtacataaaaaacaaaagacagGTCAGAAAGCAGAAGAGGAGACAACGGCAGAGCTAAATCAGTGCTGCGATCACCTTAAAGAGATGGAACGTTTGACGGAAGAACAACAAAAGGCCCTAGAGAAGTGTTCTGATCAATTAAAGGAGATTGAAGGACTGAAGCAGCAACTTCAAAATAAAGAGTTTGAAATTTCGACACTGAATAAGATTGTTTCTAAACTCCAAGGGGGCAAGAAAAAAGGGAAGTAG
- the LOC126601239 gene encoding F-box protein SKIP2-like: MGQSSSLPEAPAEHSPREISTSRRFSFKTVAIASSSTDEDSELYGEVTQGPDYTSDLPDECLASIFHFLCAGDRKRSSLVCHRWLRVDGQSRHRLSLNAQAGLLPVLPAIFARFDSVTKLALRCDRKSISLDDDALVLISIRCKNLTRLKLRGCREITDLGMATFAQNCKGLKKLSCGSCMFGAKAMNAVFEHCPALEELSVKRLRGVHDGSEPIGDKIASSSLKSITLKEILNGQCFGPLIVGSKNLKTLKLIRCLGDWDTVLEKLGNGNRGVIEIHLERLQVTDLGLSAISKCSNLEVLHIVKAPECSNFGLICVAENCKLLRKLHIDGWRTNRIGDEGLIAISKECPNIQELVLIGVNPTSLSLTAIASNCQKLERLALCGSGSIGDAEFACIAAKCVALKKLCIKGCPISNVGLEMLAWGCPSLSKIKVKKCRGVSGEAAEWLRERRGSLTVNWEAGEIGSMDASGCAGGAVESDVEFPVDHVAVAIAPASSNSPLALLRTKFGVFSGRSFVPCTFRRWSASQSSSSSNL; this comes from the coding sequence ATGGGACAGTCCTCTTCGCTTCCTGAGGCTCCGGCGGAGCACAGCCCCAGAGAAATTTCAACGAGCCGACGGTTCAGCTTCAAAACGGTGGCGATTGCTTCATCCTCGACCGACGAAGACTCCGAGTTGTACGGGGAAGTCACTCAGGGCCCTGACTACACGTCTGATCTTCCCGACGAGTGTCTGGCGAGTATTTTCCATTTCCTCTGCGCCGGTGACCGGAAACGGAGCTCGCTCGTCTGCCACCGGTGGCTGAGAGTCGACGGACAGAGCCGGCACCGCCTCTCTCTCAACGCCCAGGCTGGGCTTCTTCCTGTCCTGCCTGCTATCTTCGCCCGCTTCGACTCGGTCACGAAGCTTGCGCTTCGATGCGATCGCAAATCGATCAGCCTGGACGACGACGCTTTGGTCCTGATCTCGATTCGCTGCAAAAACCTCACGCGCCTCAAGCTCCGCGGCTGCCGCGAAATCACCGACCTCGGAATGGCCACGTTTGCGCAGAACTGTAAGGGCCTGAAGAAGCTCTCCTGCGGCTCGTGCATGTTCGGCGCCAAAGCCATGAACGCCGTCTTCGAGCACTGCCCGGCGCTCGAGGAGCTCTCCGTGAAGAGGCTCCGCGGCGTCCACGACGGCTCAGAGCCGATCGGCGACAAAATTGCGTCGTCGTCGCTGAAATCGATAACGTTGAAGGAGATACTGAACGGACAGTGCTTCGGGCCGCTTATCGTAGGTTCCAAGAATCTCAAGACTCTGAAGCTAATCCGCTGTTTGGGGGATTGGGATACGGTTTTGGAAAAGCTTGGAAATGGGAACCGGGGTGTGATTGAAATTCACCTGGAGAGGTTGCAGGTGACCGATTTGGGGCTTTCCGCCATTTCGAAGTGCTCGAATTTGGAGGTTTTGCACATTGTTAAGGCTCCTGAGTGTTCGAATTTTGGGCTTATTTGTGTTGCCGAAAACTGCAAGCTGCTGAGGAAGCTTCACATTGATGGATGGAGGACGAATAGGATTGGGGACGAGGGTTTGATTGCCATATCGAAAGAGTGCCCCAACATACAGGAGCTTGTTCTGATTGGTGTGAATCCCACCTCTTTGAGCCTAACTGCAATTGCTTCCAATTGCCAAAAATTGGAGAGGTTGGCGCTCTGCGGTAGCGGGTCAATTGGAGATGCAGAGTTTGCTTGCATTGCTGCGAAATGCGTGGCGTTGAAGAAGCTGTGTATTAAGGGGTGCCCAATTTCCAATGTCGGGCTCGAAATGCTTGCTTGGGGTTGTCCCAGTTTGTCCAAGATTAAGGTCAAGAAGTGCAGAGGAGTGAGTGGTGAGGCGGCGGAGTGGTTGCGGGAACGAAGAGGATCATTGACTGTGAATTGGGAAGCTGGTGAAATTGGATCAATGGATGCTAGTGGGTGTGCAGGTGGAGCCGTAGAAAGCGATGTGGAGTTTCCGGTTGATCACGTAGCGGTTGCTATTGCTCCAGCAAGTAGCAATAGTCCATTGGCATTGTTGAGAACAAAGTTTGGGGTTTTTTCAGGTAGGAGTTTTGTTCCTTGCACATTCAGAAGGTGGTCAGCTAGTCAGAGTAGTTCCAGTTCAAACTTGTAG